The Streptomyces sp. NBC_00286 nucleotide sequence TACGTCCGTCATGTTCCCGGTCTGCTGGGGACGGACGTACGGCGCCACCTGATCGTCGACCGTGGACCGCCAACGCCCCACGAACGCGGACGTGTTGCGGTCCCAGTAGTTCTCGTGCGGCCCACGACCGAACCAGTCGAGCCGCTCGAAATCCCCGGGGACGGTCAACAGGGCGCCCACCATGGGCAGATCGGGCAACCCCGAGGCCGCCTCCAGCGTGTGCCGCACCCGCACCTCGCCGTCCCCGCGTACCCGGAACTCGGTGCGCCATGACGAGGCCTTCGGCGAGGTCGGCAGCGTACAGGCGACCTCGATGACGACCTCGGCGGACGAAGGCTGCGAGGCCTTGACGGACGTCACGGTGCGCTTGGCTCCCGCGTCGCGCCAAGTGCGCGCCGTGTTCTGGAACTTACGGCCGATGTCGTTATCCGTCGGCCCCCGCCAGAAGTTCGGGACGGGGCCCTCGGCGAGCAGAAGCCGGCCGCGGAAGACGTACGAGGAGAGGGTGCCGGTGGCCTTGGACAGCACGACCTCCAGGTTGCGGCCGCTCACCTTCACTTCGCTGTCGGTCTCGGTGAGCTTGAGGCCGCCGCGCGGTGCGGGGTCGGCGGGAGGTGGTGCCTGCCAGTTCAACGCCAGCTGCTCGGCGGCCACTTCGTGCCCGGCGTCGGCCCAACTCGTCCTCTTCCGCAGCACGAAGGACAGGTTGAGGAAATACTCCGCGCCGGGCTCGAGCTTGGACGGCTTCCGGTACGGGATGCGTACGGTGCCCTCCTCGCCCGGCGCGACCTTGGGCGCCGCCAGCGTGCCGTGCTGCACGCGTGCGCCGTTCCGCGTGACGGTCCACCGCAGCTCGTACGCGTCCAGGCCGCTGAACAGGTGCTTGTTGCGCACCTTCACCACACCGGCGGCGAGATCACCGGCCGTGATGCCCACCGGCTGGTAGACCTTCTTCGCCTCCAGCAGCCCCGGATGTATCGCACGGTCGCCCGCCACCAGGCCGTTGCAGCAGAAGTTGCCGTCCGTCGGATAGCCCGGCACCCAGTCGCCCCCGAAGGACAGATACGTACGCTTCGAGTCGCCGGGCATGGGCAGCCGTATCGTCTGGTCGGCCCAGTCCCAGAAGAACGCGCCGTGCAGGTTCGGATAGCGCTCCACGATCTCCCAGTACTCCGGGAGATTGCCGCCGCTGTTGCCCATCATGTGCGTGTACTCGCACAGCATGTACGGCTTCGGATTGCCCGACTTGCCGTATCGCTCCACGCCCGCAGGGCTGGTGTACATCTCGCTGTGCACGTCGGTCACGGCGTTCATGCCCTCGTAGTGCACCGGCCGCGAGGCGTCGCGCGCGTGCACCCAGTCGGCCATGACCTTGAAGTTCGAGCCCTGGCCCGCCTCGTTGCCGAGCGACCACACGACCACGCACGCATGGTTCTTGTCCCGCTCGACCATCGACCGCATCCGGTCCACACACGCGTCGGTCCACTCGGGCAGCGAACCCGGCACGGTGTCGCGTACGCCGTGGGTCTCCAGGTTCGCCTCGTCGACGACGTACAGCCCGTACTCGTCGCACAGCTCCAGCCAGCGCGGGTGATTGGGGTAGTGCGAGGTGCGTACGGCGTTGATGTTGTGCCGCTTCATCAGCAGGACGTCCCGGACCATCCCCGCCTCGTCGACGGCCTGCCCGCGGTCGGGGTCGTTCTCGTGGCGGTTGGTGCCGCGGAACATGATCGGTTTGCCGTTGACACTGAACTTGCCGGGCCCGTAGTCGACTTGGCGGAAACCGATGCGCTTGCTGTGAATATCGACCGCCTTACCGGAGCGGTCCTTGAGCGTGACGACCAGGGTGTAGAGATTCGGATGCTCGGCCGACCAGAGGGCGGGGGCCTTCACGTCGCCCTTGAGCGTCACCTTCTCCTCGATGCCGTCTGCCAGTTGCAGTACGCGCCGGCCTCGGGCGTCGAAGAGTTCGGCCACGACGCGATGGCCGGCCTTCTGGTCCCCACCCCGGTCGCGTACGGCGACATCGACGCTTAATACGGCGTCGCGGTACGCGGCATCCAGCCCCGTACGCACGAACAGGTCGTCGACGTGCACCCGCGGAACCGAGTACAGATACACGTCCCGGAAGATCCCGGACAGGTCGATCATGTCCTGGTCCTCCAGCCAACTGCCGTCGGACCAGCGGTAGACCTCCACGGCGAGCGTGTTCCGTCCGGCCTTCAGATACTTGGTGATGTCGAACTCGGCGGGCGTGTAGCTGTCCTCGCTGTAGCCGACGCGCTCGCCGTTGACCCAGACGAAGAACGCGGACTTCACGCCCTGGAAGGAGATGAGGGTGCGCCGGTTCTTCCAGCCGTCGGGCACGGTGAAGGTACGGCGGTACGAGCCGACGGGGTTGAAGTCGTGCGGGATCTGCGGGGGCTTCGGGTCCTCATAACCGATCCACGGATACTTGATGTTGAGGTAGATCGGCTCCGGGTAGCCCTCGATCTCCCAGTTCGACGGGACGGGGATACGGTCCCAGTCACTGTCGTCGAAGCCGGGTGCGTGGAATCCGGTGGGTCGCTGGTCGGGATTTTTCGCCCAGTGGAAGCGCCAAGTGCCGTTCAGGGAGCGGTGGTACGGCGACTTGTCGAACTGTCCGCGCCGGGCGTCGGCGGCGGTCGAGTACGGCACGAGGCGGGCAGCCCGGGCCGGTTCTCTGTTGACCTGGAAGACTCTCGGGTTCGCGTCCCACTCGTCCCCCTCGGCGGCGAACGCCCGCTTCTGCGCGGCGAACGCGGCTGCGCCGGCGAGGGCGGCTCCTGCGACGAGGACATTGCGGCGGCTCGGACGGTATGTGCTCATACGGCGGCTCCACCGGAAGGCAACATGAAGCCTCAGGGTCGAACGGAATCGCGCAGTGCGCAAGAGCCCCCGGCGGTTAGGCGGTTGGGTTCGCTGATGTCTGCGGGTTCGTTGTGGCTGGTTGGCCTGGTGGCGGACGGCTCCGGGAGCGCCCCCTTTAGGGGCGCGGGGCTGTGACATTAGCGGCTCCGCCGCGGGGCGCGACAAGCCGCAACGAACCCGCAGTCGCGACACGAAGTGTCACCCACCACCGCCGTGGGCGCCCCAACCGACGGCAACCCATCCGAACACAGGCGAACAACGCGTTGAACTTTCGCTACGCGCGAGTAAGTTGACGCCCGCGTAAATACGTACCGCACACCACTGCAAGTGAGCCGCCACGACCGGGAGCCGTCATGGGCGTACGCAAAGATCTGAAACAGGCGAAGAAACGTACCGACCTGACGAACCGCAGCACCAAGGTCGAGATCGTCAGGGACCACGACGGAGTCGTACGCGAGGCCCGTATGCCACCCCTCGCGCCGAAGGCCACCACCGGCAGCATCGCCGACCTGCCCTACACCAACGCGACCGAGGCCCCCGACGCCGTGATCCTCCGCCGCCGCCAGGCAAATGGCACCTGGCAACCCGTCACCGCGGCGGCCTTCGCCCACGACGTCACCGCCGTCGCCAAGGGGCTGATCGCGGCGGGACTCGAACCGGGCGGCCGAGTCGCGCTGATGTCCCGTACGCGCTACGAGTGGACGGTCCTCGACTTCGCGATCTGGGCCGCGGGCGGCCAGTCCGTGCCCATCTACGCCACGTCCTCCGCCGAGCAGATCGAGTGGATCGTCCGCGACTCGGGCGCCCGTTTCGTCATAGCCGAGACACCCGAGAACACGGAAGCCGTCGTGGCCGGCACGACCGACCACCCCAACCCCCCGCGCGTATGGCAGATCGACGAAGGCGTGATCCCCGAACTCACGGCCCGCGGCCAGCACATCCCCGACGAGGAGATCATCAAGCGCCGCGAAGCCCTCACCCCCGACACACCCGCGACGATCTGCTACACGTCCGGCACCACTGGCCAGCCCAAGGGCTGCGTCCTCACGCACGCCAACCTGCACGCCGAGGCCGCCAACACCGTCGAGCTCCTGCACCCCATCTTCAAAGAGATCACGGGCCAGGTCGCCTCGACTCTCCTCTTCCTGCCGCTGGCCCACATCCTGGGCCGTACGATCCAGATCGCCTGCCTGATGGCCCGTATCGAGCTGGGCCACTTCCCGAGCATCACGCCGAACGAACTCCGGCCCGCGCTGCGGGAGTTCGGCCCCACTTTCGTGGTCGGCGTCCCGTACCTCTTCGAGAAGATCCACGCCACCGGCCGAGCGACCGCCGAGCGCATCGGCCGCGCCGCTTCCTTCGACCGCGCCGACCGCATCGCCGTCCGTTTCGCCGAGGCCCACCTCAACAAGTTCCTCGACCGCGGCGAGGGCCCGAACCCCGGCCTGTACGCCGCCTGGGCCCTGTACGACAAGCTGGTCTACCGCCGCATCCGCAAGGAGCTCGGCGGCCGCCTGCGCTACGCCATCAGCGGCGGCTCCCCCCTCGACCGCAACCTCAACCTCTTCTTCTACGCCGCCGGAATCATCATCTACGAGGGCTACGGTCTGACCGAGACCACAGCCGCCGCGACGATCGTCCCGCCCCTGAAACCCCGCCCGGGCACGGTCGGCCTCCCCGTCCCCGGCACGGCGATCCGTATCGACGACGACGGCGAGGTCCTCATCAAGGGCGGCATCGTCTTCAACGCGTACTGGAACAACCCCGCCGCCACCGACGCCGCCCTCACGGATGCCTGGTTCGAGACCGGCGACCTGGGCTCCCTCGACGAGGACGGCTACCTCACCATCACCGGCCGCAAGAAAGACATCCTCATCACGTCGGGCGGCAAAAACGTCTCTCCCGCCATCCTGGAGGACCGCCTCCGCAGCCGACCCCCGGTGGGCCAGTGCATCGTCGTAGGCGACAACCGCCCGTACGTAGCCGCCCTGATCACCCTCGACCGCGAGGACGTAGCCCACTGGCTCCACGTCCGCGCCATGCCCGCGAACACCCCCATGTCCGACCTGATCCGCGACCCCGCCATGCGAGCCGACGTCCAAAAGGCCGTGGACTACGCCAACCAGGCGGTCTCCCGAGCCGAGTCCATCCGCGAATTCCTCCTCGTGGAAGGCGAGTTCACAGAGGAGAACCGCCTGCTGACTCCGTCCCTGAAGGTCAAGCGGCATGCGGTTACGCGGGCGTACGCGGAGCAGATCGAGGCGCTGTATCGGGGCTGAGGTGCTCCTATTGCCGGGCCGGCATGTGGGGCAGGGGCCCGGCCTTGCGGTCCGCACCACGACCGCGGCTTCATCGCATAAAGTGACACTTTCCCAGGTTTTCTGTCCGTTTCCTTCGTGCAAAACCACCCTATTGAGCGTATGTCGCGACCGCGATAGCTACTGAGAGTTGCATACGGTGGCGTGCGTCGCGCCGGCCGGACACCGGCGCATGTCTGGCTCTTCGACTATCGGAAGGAGTGAGCGTGAAAGCTCGCTTTGGCGTAAGTCGGGGAAAGGCGCTCGCGCTCGCAGCACTGGCCGCGATTGTCGCCTCGACCCTGTCAGCATCGGAATACGCTCTCGCAGCGGACGGCCGAGGTCGCTCACAACACTGGGGCGTGATCACCCGCAACACAATCGGCTCTCCCGTCGCCGAGTTGAGGGACGGTCCGTTCGGCTCGTTCGGTGTGCAAGGATCCTCCGCCAGGCCGCCCTACGGTCGAGGCAGCCTTGGAATCGAGGTGGCGGACAATTCCACCTCGCTCGCTGATCCCCGCGAGAAGGTCGACTTCGGTAATGAGGTCGACTTCTTCGGTGATCCGGTGCTGGGCCTGGAGCAACTCGGTTTCCATGTCTTCCAGACCGGCGAGAACATCGCCTACGGGGGCCCGGAGAACATGCCGAACATCAGGTTTGAGATCGACGCGAACCTGAGCTCACTGCCGGCGGACAACTACACCACGATGGTGTGGGTGCCGGACGCGGCTCCGGTGACCAACCAATGGAGCGGCTTCATCGACGCCACCTCCACCGGCTATTGGTACTTCAGCGGCGCCGAGGGCGCCGCCACCGGCTGCACCCAGGCCGCGCAGTGCACGTTCGCCCAGGCGAAGACCGCCCTCGATGACGGCGGCGACGCACCCATCATCTACACGGCCGCGGTAGGCAAGGGCCGCGACCACATGTGGATCGGCGCTGTCGACGGTCTCCGGATCAATCGATACATCTACGACTTCGAAGCCAGCGGCGTCAGGACTCGTTTCGCTCCTTCCGGCAACAACAACGCGGTGGGCTGACCTCGCGCTTTCACGAGACGGCCAGTCCGAAAGCTGATCAGGCATACGGACCTCTGGCGGTCCAGGCAGGCGCTCTGCGAAAGGCGTGAACACCTTCCCGGAAGGTGTTCACGCCTTCGGCGGCTGGTGTCCCGGCGGAGAGAGTTGGCGGCCCAGGAGAGGTCAAGCCGCCAAGGTCGGCGGGGACTCCTCCGGGAGGGAGAGCTCGAACCAGACGGTCTTGCCGCCCGGCCCGTACGGGCCATCTCCTATGGCACACCCACCCCACCGTTCGGCCACCGTGTCGAGAATCAGCATCCCGCGCCCGCCGTCCGCGTGCGGCGGCGGTGTGATGGGCGGCGCGGTCGGGGGCAGGTCGGGACTCGTGTCCCAGACGGTGACCCGCAGTACGGGACAGAGCCACTGGAGCCGTACGGTTGCGGGGCCCTTCGTGTGCCGAACCGAGTTGGTCGCCAGCTCGGAGGCCAACAGCTCGGCGCGGTCCGCGAGTTCGGCGAGACCGTGAGCGGAGAGTACGGCCCGGAGGGTGAGCCTGGCGATGCCAGAGCCTCTGGGGTCACAGGGGAAGTGCAGCTCGTAGTGCCAGGGTGCGGCGAAGGGGAGAGGTGGAGGGTGCGGGAGGCCTGAGAGGGGATCAAGGGCGGCCATGAGTAGGGAACTCTGGTCGCCATCGGGGGTGGTGGGGTTCGGGCGGATGGGGTCGTTGTCCACGTGGCGCCTCCTGGGGTGCGCGGTCGTGAAGTGACAAGTGGGCGTGCGCCACGCGGTGTTGGGGACAGGGCCGGACCGGTGTCTTTGCCGCGCAGCCCTGCGTCCCGGGTGGGCAAGCTGCGCGGTGCGCTTCCGGTTCCGGCGGCGAACGGGTGGCACGCATCACACCGTAGGGCATTGCTGCATCACACGTGAGTCAACTTCCACTAACGAGTGGAAAGTTGACTGACTCACTGGACGCCCCGTGTTGCCCTTGCCAGACTGTCCGCGCGCACGAGAGAGGACTCATGGCTCCACGAAATGCCCCCACGGGCCGCCACCGCCGCCTAGCTGCGGAAATGCGCCGAATGCGCGAGCAGGCAGGCATCTCGGTGCAGGGCGCCGCCTCGCTCCTCGGCTCCGACCGGACGATGATCTCCA carries:
- a CDS encoding glycoside hydrolase family 2 TIM barrel-domain containing protein; the encoded protein is MSTYRPSRRNVLVAGAALAGAAAFAAQKRAFAAEGDEWDANPRVFQVNREPARAARLVPYSTAADARRGQFDKSPYHRSLNGTWRFHWAKNPDQRPTGFHAPGFDDSDWDRIPVPSNWEIEGYPEPIYLNIKYPWIGYEDPKPPQIPHDFNPVGSYRRTFTVPDGWKNRRTLISFQGVKSAFFVWVNGERVGYSEDSYTPAEFDITKYLKAGRNTLAVEVYRWSDGSWLEDQDMIDLSGIFRDVYLYSVPRVHVDDLFVRTGLDAAYRDAVLSVDVAVRDRGGDQKAGHRVVAELFDARGRRVLQLADGIEEKVTLKGDVKAPALWSAEHPNLYTLVVTLKDRSGKAVDIHSKRIGFRQVDYGPGKFSVNGKPIMFRGTNRHENDPDRGQAVDEAGMVRDVLLMKRHNINAVRTSHYPNHPRWLELCDEYGLYVVDEANLETHGVRDTVPGSLPEWTDACVDRMRSMVERDKNHACVVVWSLGNEAGQGSNFKVMADWVHARDASRPVHYEGMNAVTDVHSEMYTSPAGVERYGKSGNPKPYMLCEYTHMMGNSGGNLPEYWEIVERYPNLHGAFFWDWADQTIRLPMPGDSKRTYLSFGGDWVPGYPTDGNFCCNGLVAGDRAIHPGLLEAKKVYQPVGITAGDLAAGVVKVRNKHLFSGLDAYELRWTVTRNGARVQHGTLAAPKVAPGEEGTVRIPYRKPSKLEPGAEYFLNLSFVLRKRTSWADAGHEVAAEQLALNWQAPPPADPAPRGGLKLTETDSEVKVSGRNLEVVLSKATGTLSSYVFRGRLLLAEGPVPNFWRGPTDNDIGRKFQNTARTWRDAGAKRTVTSVKASQPSSAEVVIEVACTLPTSPKASSWRTEFRVRGDGEVRVRHTLEAASGLPDLPMVGALLTVPGDFERLDWFGRGPHENYWDRNTSAFVGRWRSTVDDQVAPYVRPQQTGNMTDVRQLSLTDRSGDGLTVLADPADGEPLLETSALHYSPFDLDGPRHPYELKRRDETVLGVNHRQMGVGGIDSWGAAPLEKYLLHSGRTYTYAYRLRPA
- a CDS encoding AMP-dependent synthetase/ligase encodes the protein MGVRKDLKQAKKRTDLTNRSTKVEIVRDHDGVVREARMPPLAPKATTGSIADLPYTNATEAPDAVILRRRQANGTWQPVTAAAFAHDVTAVAKGLIAAGLEPGGRVALMSRTRYEWTVLDFAIWAAGGQSVPIYATSSAEQIEWIVRDSGARFVIAETPENTEAVVAGTTDHPNPPRVWQIDEGVIPELTARGQHIPDEEIIKRREALTPDTPATICYTSGTTGQPKGCVLTHANLHAEAANTVELLHPIFKEITGQVASTLLFLPLAHILGRTIQIACLMARIELGHFPSITPNELRPALREFGPTFVVGVPYLFEKIHATGRATAERIGRAASFDRADRIAVRFAEAHLNKFLDRGEGPNPGLYAAWALYDKLVYRRIRKELGGRLRYAISGGSPLDRNLNLFFYAAGIIIYEGYGLTETTAAATIVPPLKPRPGTVGLPVPGTAIRIDDDGEVLIKGGIVFNAYWNNPAATDAALTDAWFETGDLGSLDEDGYLTITGRKKDILITSGGKNVSPAILEDRLRSRPPVGQCIVVGDNRPYVAALITLDREDVAHWLHVRAMPANTPMSDLIRDPAMRADVQKAVDYANQAVSRAESIREFLLVEGEFTEENRLLTPSLKVKRHAVTRAYAEQIEALYRG
- a CDS encoding ATP-binding protein, which encodes MDNDPIRPNPTTPDGDQSSLLMAALDPLSGLPHPPPLPFAAPWHYELHFPCDPRGSGIARLTLRAVLSAHGLAELADRAELLASELATNSVRHTKGPATVRLQWLCPVLRVTVWDTSPDLPPTAPPITPPPHADGGRGMLILDTVAERWGGCAIGDGPYGPGGKTVWFELSLPEESPPTLAA